From the Drosophila suzukii chromosome 2 unlocalized genomic scaffold, CBGP_Dsuzu_IsoJpt1.0 scf_2c, whole genome shotgun sequence genome, one window contains:
- the LOC139354522 gene encoding uncharacterized protein gives MNFYGIPIMKSPLTQLSVAAIIAEQFSSAECRAKKMACYYCGKIGHFSKYCKQQKKRVDNNNYNSSNRRVDNNNISNKRVDNNNYKSKQIDVDRKQAAGAVINWIESE, from the exons ATGAATTTCTACGGAATCCCCATTATGAAAAGTCCGTTGACGCAGTTGTCCGTCGCTGCTATAATTGCTGAGCAATTTTCAAGTGCCGAGTGCCGTGCAAAGAAAATGGCATGTTACTATTGCGGAAAAATTGGACATTTTTCCAAGTACTGCAAGCAGCAGAAAAAACGAGTGGataacaacaactacaacagcagcaatAGACGAGTGGAtaacaacaacatcagcaacaAACGAGTGGataacaacaactacaaaaGCAAGCAGATAGATGTGGATCGCAAGCAAGCAGCCGGAGCAGTTATTAATTGGATAGAATCAG AATAA